One segment of Marvinbryantia formatexigens DSM 14469 DNA contains the following:
- the hpt gene encoding hypoxanthine phosphoribosyltransferase: MAEKISVLIPEEEVDRKIEELGRKISADYEGKSVHLICVLKGSIFFTCELAKRITVPVTLDFMSCSSYGSGTKSSGVVKIVKDLDEPLEGRHVIVIEDIIDSGRTLSYLLEILEARKPASLALCTLLDKPDRRVKQVKVDYTGFEIEDKFVVGYGLDYAQRYRNLPYVGVVEL; this comes from the coding sequence ATGGCGGAGAAAATCAGTGTATTGATTCCGGAGGAAGAAGTTGACAGGAAAATTGAGGAGCTTGGCAGAAAAATCAGTGCAGATTATGAGGGAAAATCTGTACATCTGATTTGCGTGCTGAAGGGCAGCATTTTCTTTACCTGCGAGCTGGCAAAGAGAATCACGGTTCCGGTGACGCTGGACTTTATGTCCTGCAGCAGCTACGGCTCCGGCACCAAATCGAGCGGCGTGGTAAAGATCGTCAAGGACCTGGACGAACCGCTGGAGGGAAGGCATGTAATCGTCATCGAGGATATCATCGATTCGGGCAGGACATTAAGCTACCTGCTGGAGATCCTGGAAGCGCGCAAACCGGCGAGCCTGGCGCTCTGCACGCTGCTTGACAAGCCGGACCGCCGGGTAAAGCAGGTAAAGGTGGATTACACCGGCTTTGAGATTGAGGATAAATTTGTCGTGGGCTACGGGCTGGACTATGCGCAGCGCTACCGCAACCTGCCGTATGTGGGCGTGGTGGAGCTGTAA
- the tilS gene encoding tRNA lysidine(34) synthetase TilS, which translates to MQKAFAYMEKYRMIEAGDKVIAGVSGGADSLCLLFVLMEYRKRVPFSILAVHVEHGVRGQESLEDAAFVEKICREHTIEYRLVQVCVPELARREKLSVEEAGRRARYEAFERIRQETGADKIAVAHNRDDQAETVLFQIARGSGLTGAGGIRPVRGAVIRPLLSCSRAEIEEYLRGHSQTWRTDATNQETDYARNRIRHQILPLLEEQINSAGREHIAALAEELQRVQAYMEQETQKCLEELADFGEGTVQITVSALKEKPSLLQEYVLRESLRRAGCPLKDISRRHIADIKKLAGGQSGRQTMLPGGWQAVRSFDKLLLKKADEKGQELPFSVHAEVPGSCETPEGTFEFRIFSNENKNIFQNTYTKRLDCDRIGNNLFIRTRRPGDYIVINRQGGKKKLKEYLIEEKIPAGQRNHILLLAQGSEILWVIGHRVSEAYRVSPETKRILEIRRIGENYGGENQCIDSGGRS; encoded by the coding sequence ATGCAGAAGGCATTTGCCTATATGGAAAAATACCGCATGATTGAGGCGGGAGACAAGGTAATCGCGGGCGTATCGGGAGGCGCGGATTCTCTGTGCCTGCTTTTTGTATTGATGGAATACCGGAAGCGGGTGCCGTTTTCCATCCTCGCGGTACATGTGGAGCACGGCGTGCGCGGGCAGGAGAGCCTGGAGGACGCCGCATTTGTGGAGAAAATCTGCCGGGAGCATACAATAGAATACCGGCTCGTGCAGGTCTGCGTGCCGGAGCTGGCGCGCCGGGAGAAGCTTTCGGTGGAGGAAGCCGGGCGCCGGGCGCGTTACGAGGCGTTTGAGCGCATCCGGCAGGAGACGGGCGCGGATAAAATTGCGGTAGCGCACAACCGGGATGACCAGGCGGAGACGGTGCTCTTCCAGATCGCGCGCGGCAGCGGGCTGACGGGCGCCGGCGGCATCCGTCCGGTGCGCGGCGCGGTTATCCGTCCGCTGCTCTCATGCAGCCGCGCGGAGATAGAGGAGTATCTGCGCGGGCACTCGCAGACCTGGCGCACGGACGCCACCAACCAGGAAACGGATTATGCGCGCAACCGCATCCGTCACCAGATTCTGCCGCTTCTGGAGGAGCAGATTAACAGTGCTGGACGGGAGCACATCGCCGCGCTGGCGGAGGAGCTGCAGCGGGTGCAGGCGTATATGGAGCAGGAGACGCAGAAATGTCTGGAGGAGCTGGCGGATTTCGGGGAGGGAACGGTGCAGATAACGGTATCCGCCCTGAAGGAGAAGCCGTCTCTTCTGCAGGAATATGTGCTGCGCGAAAGCCTCCGGCGGGCGGGCTGTCCGCTGAAGGATATCAGCCGCAGACATATCGCGGACATAAAGAAGCTTGCCGGGGGGCAGTCAGGGCGGCAGACCATGCTTCCCGGCGGCTGGCAGGCGGTGCGCAGCTTCGATAAGCTGCTGCTAAAAAAGGCGGACGAAAAAGGGCAGGAGCTTCCGTTTTCGGTGCACGCAGAGGTTCCGGGAAGCTGTGAGACACCGGAGGGAACCTTCGAATTCCGGATTTTTTCGAATGAAAATAAAAATATTTTTCAAAATACATATACGAAACGGCTGGATTGTGATAGAATAGGCAATAATCTTTTTATCCGCACACGCAGACCGGGGGACTATATCGTCATCAACCGGCAGGGCGGAAAAAAGAAATTGAAAGAATACCTCATCGAAGAGAAAATACCGGCTGGACAGCGGAATCATATCCTGCTTCTCGCACAGGGAAGTGAGATACTGTGGGTGATTGGACACCGCGTCAGCGAAGCGTACAGGGTATCACCGGAGACAAAGAGGATTTTAGAGATACGGAGGATTGGAGAAAATTATGGCGGAGAAAATCAGTGTATTGATTCCGGAGGAAGAAGTTGA
- the ftsH gene encoding ATP-dependent zinc metalloprotease FtsH — protein sequence MNRSTRNIGVYFIALVLVVLVLFGMRSGVTMEEKCTYNDFVQALEDGTIAAADLRQNSEVPTGEVVLTMRDGSLQQVYVTDVKEAEKLLREYNISYETYDVPTDSSFLTSLIPVLMMGIIMVVFIIMMNRQSGGGNKMMNFGKSRATLIMPDARKVTFKDVAGLQEEKEDLQELVDFLKDPQKYTKMGARIPKGVILVGSPGTGKTLLAKAVAGEAGVPFFSISGSDFVEMFVGVGASRVRDLFAEAKQNAPCIVFIDEIDAVARRRGTGMGGGHDEREQTLNQLLVEMDGFGVNQGIIVMAATNRVDILDPAILRPGRFDRKIGVGKPDIKGREEILRVHAKGKPLGDDVNLADIARTTAGFTGADLENLLNESAIYAAKKSRAYIMQEDIQQAFIKVGIGAEKKSRVISESEKRITAYHEAGHALLFHLLPNVGPVHTVSIIPTGMGAAGYTMPLPEKDEMFMTKGKMMDTLVVDLGGRVAEELIIGDVTTGASQDIRQATHLAKAMVTRYGMSDRVGLIDYGNDENEVFIGRDLAQSRGFSESVAATIDEEVKRLIDEAHAKATDIIKEHIEVLHACAKLLIEKEKIGQEEFEALFV from the coding sequence TTGAACAGAAGTACAAGAAATATTGGCGTTTATTTTATTGCTCTGGTGCTTGTCGTGCTGGTTTTATTCGGTATGCGCAGCGGAGTGACAATGGAGGAAAAATGCACCTACAATGACTTTGTGCAGGCGCTGGAGGATGGCACCATTGCGGCGGCGGACCTCCGCCAGAACAGTGAGGTGCCGACCGGAGAGGTCGTTCTGACCATGAGGGACGGCAGCCTGCAGCAGGTATATGTGACGGATGTAAAAGAGGCGGAGAAGCTGCTCCGCGAATATAACATATCTTATGAGACCTACGATGTGCCGACGGACAGCTCGTTCCTGACGAGCCTCATTCCGGTGCTGATGATGGGGATCATTATGGTGGTATTTATTATCATGATGAACCGGCAGTCGGGCGGCGGCAATAAGATGATGAATTTCGGCAAAAGCCGCGCCACGCTGATTATGCCGGATGCCAGAAAGGTGACGTTTAAGGATGTCGCCGGTCTGCAGGAGGAAAAAGAGGACCTGCAGGAGCTGGTGGATTTTCTGAAGGATCCGCAGAAATACACGAAGATGGGGGCGCGCATCCCCAAGGGCGTGATTCTTGTCGGTTCTCCGGGTACCGGTAAAACGCTGCTTGCAAAGGCGGTGGCGGGGGAGGCGGGCGTTCCGTTCTTCAGCATATCCGGTTCCGACTTTGTGGAAATGTTTGTCGGTGTCGGCGCATCGCGTGTGCGCGACCTGTTTGCGGAGGCGAAGCAGAATGCGCCCTGCATCGTATTTATCGATGAGATTGACGCGGTAGCACGCCGCAGAGGCACCGGTATGGGCGGCGGTCACGACGAGCGGGAGCAGACCCTGAACCAGCTCCTTGTGGAAATGGACGGTTTTGGAGTAAACCAGGGAATCATCGTGATGGCGGCGACCAACCGGGTGGATATTCTCGACCCGGCAATCCTGCGTCCGGGGCGTTTCGACCGGAAAATCGGCGTCGGAAAGCCGGATATTAAGGGAAGAGAGGAAATCCTCAGGGTGCACGCCAAGGGAAAACCGCTCGGTGACGATGTAAATCTGGCGGATATTGCGCGCACGACGGCGGGCTTTACCGGCGCGGACCTGGAAAACCTGCTGAATGAGTCGGCAATCTATGCGGCGAAGAAAAGCCGCGCCTACATCATGCAGGAGGATATCCAGCAGGCGTTTATCAAGGTGGGTATCGGCGCCGAGAAAAAGAGCCGCGTGATATCGGAATCGGAGAAGCGCATCACGGCGTACCACGAGGCGGGGCACGCGCTCCTGTTTCATCTGCTGCCGAACGTGGGGCCGGTGCACACGGTATCCATTATCCCCACCGGTATGGGCGCCGCGGGCTATACGATGCCGCTGCCGGAGAAGGATGAAATGTTCATGACCAAAGGAAAGATGATGGATACGCTGGTGGTGGACCTGGGCGGCCGCGTGGCGGAGGAGCTGATTATCGGGGACGTTACCACCGGGGCATCGCAGGATATCCGGCAGGCGACGCACCTCGCCAAGGCGATGGTGACGCGCTACGGCATGTCTGACAGGGTAGGTCTGATTGACTACGGCAACGACGAGAACGAGGTATTCATCGGACGTGACCTGGCGCAGTCGCGCGGCTTCAGCGAGAGCGTGGCGGCGACCATTGATGAGGAAGTAAAACGCCTGATTGACGAGGCGCATGCGAAGGCGACCGATATCATTAAGGAGCACATCGAGGTGCTTCATGCCTGCGCAAAGCTTCTGATTGAGAAGGAAAAGATTGGCCAGGAGGAATTTGAGGCGCTTTTTGTGTAA
- a CDS encoding glycoside hydrolase family 13 protein gives MLLNEKELYILGMRPVFIASALFSDETENFVTPMEPEPGDTVTIRFRAKRDNIDAVYLQTKDETLPMSFDREEGYFYYYKVEVPVGIRPLRYCFKVQAGRLVCYYDKRGVSRDVRGEYQFMLVPGFRTPDWAKGAVMYQIFVDRFCNGDPSNDVEDREYFYIGDVTNKVTDWNKYPASMGVREFYGGDLQGVMDKLDYLQELGVEVIYLNPIFVSPSNHKYDIQDYDYVDPHYGKIVKDTGELLPEGDCENRHATRYITRVTDKENLEASNQLFIRLVEEIHRRGMRVILDGVFNHCGSFNKWLDRECIYEDQPGYEKGAYVSADSPYRSFFKFNSENWPYNRDYDGWWGHDTLPKLTYEHSQKLHDYILRIAAKWVSPPYNADGWRLDVAADLGFSSEYNHQFWKEFREVVREANPDALILAEHYGDARSWLQGDEWDTVMNYDAFMEPVTWFFTGMEKHSDEYRQDMLGNGMHFEWAMGHFMASFLGPSLQVAMNELSNHDHSRFLTRTNHRVGRVSALGSEAAQQNINKAVMREAVVMQMTWPGAPTIYYGDEAGVCGFTDPDNRRTYPWGQEDKELIAFHRAMIRIHRESGALRRGSIKIVATDYQYICYGRFLGKERYMMVFNNSEVPMTKQIRTLDIGIGDEDNVIQIMQTDADGYHTDSVFYEVHGGEITMTLPPLSATVLKVME, from the coding sequence ATGCTGCTGAATGAGAAAGAGCTTTATATACTGGGAATGCGCCCGGTGTTTATCGCGTCAGCTCTGTTCAGCGACGAGACAGAAAATTTTGTGACACCGATGGAACCGGAGCCCGGAGATACTGTTACCATCCGTTTCCGCGCAAAGCGGGACAATATTGACGCAGTGTATCTGCAGACGAAGGATGAGACGCTGCCGATGAGCTTTGACAGGGAAGAAGGATATTTTTATTACTATAAGGTTGAGGTGCCGGTCGGCATCCGTCCTCTGCGCTACTGTTTTAAGGTACAGGCGGGGAGACTGGTCTGTTATTATGATAAGCGGGGAGTTTCCAGGGATGTGCGCGGAGAATACCAGTTTATGCTGGTGCCGGGTTTTCGTACGCCCGACTGGGCGAAGGGTGCGGTGATGTACCAGATTTTTGTGGATCGCTTTTGCAACGGGGACCCGTCAAACGACGTGGAGGACCGGGAATATTTCTATATCGGGGACGTCACGAATAAGGTGACGGACTGGAATAAATATCCGGCGAGCATGGGCGTGCGCGAGTTTTACGGGGGCGATCTGCAGGGCGTGATGGATAAGCTGGATTATCTGCAGGAGCTCGGCGTGGAGGTAATCTATTTAAACCCGATTTTTGTGTCGCCGTCCAATCACAAATATGATATCCAGGATTACGATTACGTGGACCCGCATTACGGAAAGATTGTGAAGGATACCGGAGAGCTGCTGCCGGAGGGCGACTGCGAGAACAGGCACGCCACGCGCTATATTACGCGGGTGACGGATAAGGAGAACCTGGAGGCGAGCAACCAGCTTTTCATCCGGCTGGTGGAGGAGATTCACCGGCGCGGGATGCGCGTTATCCTGGATGGCGTATTCAATCATTGCGGTTCGTTTAACAAGTGGCTGGACCGGGAGTGCATATACGAGGACCAGCCCGGCTATGAAAAGGGAGCCTATGTGTCAGCCGACAGCCCGTACCGCAGCTTTTTTAAGTTTAACAGTGAAAACTGGCCCTATAACAGGGACTACGACGGCTGGTGGGGGCACGATACGCTGCCGAAGCTGACGTATGAGCACTCACAGAAGCTGCATGACTATATCCTGCGGATTGCAGCAAAGTGGGTATCGCCGCCGTACAATGCGGATGGCTGGCGGCTGGATGTGGCGGCGGACCTTGGCTTTTCCAGCGAGTATAACCACCAGTTCTGGAAGGAATTCCGCGAGGTTGTCCGGGAGGCGAATCCGGACGCGCTGATTCTGGCGGAGCATTACGGCGACGCGCGCTCCTGGCTGCAGGGCGACGAGTGGGACACCGTTATGAATTACGATGCGTTTATGGAGCCGGTGACGTGGTTTTTTACCGGCATGGAAAAGCACAGCGACGAATACCGGCAGGATATGTTGGGCAACGGAATGCACTTTGAGTGGGCGATGGGACATTTTATGGCGAGCTTTCTGGGACCGTCGCTGCAGGTGGCGATGAACGAGCTGTCTAATCACGACCATTCCCGTTTCCTTACGCGGACCAACCACAGGGTCGGACGTGTGTCGGCGCTCGGAAGCGAGGCGGCGCAGCAGAATATTAACAAGGCGGTCATGCGCGAGGCGGTAGTCATGCAGATGACCTGGCCGGGCGCGCCGACGATTTATTATGGCGATGAGGCGGGCGTCTGCGGCTTTACGGATCCGGACAACCGGCGCACCTATCCGTGGGGACAGGAGGATAAGGAGCTGATTGCTTTTCACCGGGCAATGATTCGTATCCACCGGGAGAGCGGGGCGCTGAGGCGCGGCTCCATTAAGATTGTGGCAACAGATTATCAGTATATCTGCTACGGCAGATTTCTGGGAAAAGAACGCTATATGATGGTGTTCAATAACAGCGAAGTGCCGATGACGAAGCAGATTCGCACGCTGGATATCGGAATCGGGGACGAGGACAATGTTATCCAGATTATGCAGACGGATGCGGACGGCTATCACACGGACAGCGTGTTTTATGAGGTACACGGCGGAGAGATTACCATGACGCTGCCGCCGCTCTCGGCGACCGTGCTGAAGGTGATGGAATAG